A portion of the Pseudomonas koreensis genome contains these proteins:
- a CDS encoding quaternary amine ABC transporter ATP-binding protein produces the protein MTSSDEIICVKNVFKVFGSQPALAMKMIEEGASKAEVFKKTGQAIGVFDANFSVRRGEIFVIMGLSGSGKSTMVRLFNRLIEPTSGKIFLNGREITGLADKDLLQVRRKDMGMVFQSFALMPHMSVIDNVSFGLEISGVSEKERYCRAMGALEQVGLSGQELSFPHQLSGGMQQRVGLARALANDPAILLMDEAFSALDPMIRSEMQGELIKLQAEQDRTIIFISHDIEEAVRIGHRIAIMEGGRVVQIGTPRELLCNPVNKYVRDFFNGFDTSRILKAGDIAQQDSNVVYLPGSQVTIKAEASLRDIFHIVAASATPMPVVDEVGLYRGSISQGHLLSCLSNS, from the coding sequence ATGACAAGTTCCGACGAGATCATCTGCGTCAAGAATGTTTTCAAAGTTTTCGGCAGCCAGCCAGCACTGGCCATGAAGATGATTGAAGAGGGCGCCTCGAAAGCTGAAGTATTCAAAAAGACCGGTCAGGCCATTGGTGTATTCGACGCCAACTTTTCCGTTCGCCGAGGCGAAATCTTCGTGATCATGGGATTGTCCGGCTCCGGCAAATCGACCATGGTCCGCCTGTTCAACCGCTTGATCGAACCGACCTCCGGCAAGATCTTCCTCAATGGCAGGGAGATCACCGGTCTGGCCGACAAGGACCTGCTGCAAGTCCGCCGTAAGGACATGGGCATGGTCTTCCAGTCGTTCGCCCTGATGCCGCACATGAGCGTGATCGATAACGTCAGTTTCGGTCTGGAAATCAGCGGCGTCAGCGAGAAAGAACGTTACTGCCGGGCCATGGGCGCACTCGAGCAGGTCGGGCTTTCCGGCCAGGAACTGAGCTTTCCCCATCAACTCTCCGGCGGCATGCAGCAGCGCGTCGGCCTGGCCCGCGCCTTGGCCAACGACCCGGCGATTCTGCTAATGGACGAAGCCTTCTCTGCACTCGACCCGATGATCCGCAGCGAAATGCAGGGCGAGTTGATCAAGCTGCAGGCCGAGCAGGATCGCACGATCATTTTCATCTCCCACGATATTGAAGAAGCGGTGCGCATCGGCCATCGCATCGCGATCATGGAGGGCGGGCGCGTGGTGCAGATCGGCACGCCGCGTGAACTGCTGTGCAATCCGGTGAATAAATATGTGAGGGACTTCTTCAATGGTTTCGACACCAGTCGAATATTGAAGGCTGGCGATATCGCCCAGCAGGATTCCAATGTTGTTTATTTGCCGGGCAGCCAAGTAACCATCAAGGCTGAAGCCTCATTGCGAGACATCTTTCATATAGTTGCCGCGTCGGCAACTCCGATGCCGGTGGTGGATGAAGTTGGACTTTATAGAGGTTCTATTTCCCAAGGGCATTTACTGAGCTGCCTGAGTAACAGCTGA
- the proW gene encoding glycine betaine/L-proline ABC transporter permease ProW yields MSDFNILDPFQSINIPFGSWVETALKYLVGNFREVFRSIRWPVDQVLDGVQWSLLSVPPTVFIIIAGLISWQIGGKRIALFSVATLTGLGLIGVWNDAMVTLALVLTSLLFCAVIGIPLGILCARSDRTEMIIRPVLDAMQTLPAFVYLVPVVMLFGIGNVPGVIVTIIFSVAPLVRLTNLGIRQVPADKVEAARAFGCTATQMLLKVQLPLAAPTMMAGLNQTLMLSLSMVVVASMISVGGLGLMVLSGIGRLDMGLASVGGAGLVLLAVFLDRLTQAMGERSSDLATGQRWYESGPLGLLMKLKKKKTVARPVTN; encoded by the coding sequence ATGTCAGATTTCAATATTCTGGATCCTTTCCAGAGCATCAATATTCCCTTCGGTTCGTGGGTCGAAACCGCGCTCAAATACCTGGTCGGTAACTTTCGCGAAGTATTCCGCTCGATTCGCTGGCCGGTCGACCAGGTTCTCGACGGCGTGCAGTGGAGCCTGCTGTCGGTGCCGCCCACGGTGTTCATCATCATTGCCGGGCTGATCAGTTGGCAGATCGGCGGCAAACGCATCGCTCTTTTCAGCGTCGCCACGCTCACCGGCCTCGGCCTGATCGGCGTGTGGAATGACGCCATGGTCACTCTGGCTCTTGTGCTGACCTCGCTGTTGTTCTGCGCGGTCATCGGCATCCCGCTGGGCATTCTCTGCGCGCGCAGTGATCGCACGGAAATGATCATCCGCCCGGTGCTCGACGCCATGCAGACGCTGCCGGCGTTCGTCTATCTGGTGCCGGTGGTGATGCTCTTCGGCATCGGCAACGTCCCCGGGGTGATCGTCACCATCATCTTCTCGGTCGCGCCACTGGTGCGCCTGACCAATCTTGGCATCCGCCAGGTGCCCGCCGACAAAGTCGAAGCGGCGAGGGCCTTCGGCTGCACGGCCACGCAAATGCTGCTGAAGGTGCAATTGCCGCTGGCGGCGCCAACGATGATGGCCGGCCTCAACCAGACGCTGATGTTGTCGCTGTCGATGGTGGTGGTCGCCTCGATGATCTCGGTGGGCGGTCTCGGCTTGATGGTGTTGAGCGGCATCGGTCGCCTCGACATGGGCCTGGCCAGTGTCGGCGGCGCCGGGCTGGTGTTGCTGGCGGTGTTCCTCGACCGATTGACCCAGGCCATGGGTGAACGCAGCAGTGACCTGGCCACCGGTCAGCGCTGGTATGAAAGCGGCCCGCTGGGGCTGCTGATGAAACTGAAGAAAAAGAAGACCGTTGCACGTCCCGTGACCAATTGA
- the proX gene encoding glycine betaine/L-proline ABC transporter substrate-binding protein ProX, with protein MKLTTLKKSLMASLFATLLCSAVHAADTNKPGAGVSITPIFPSIAEERFRGEVVLAGLKELGYDVKAPKEVDYPAMFLALSYGDADFTVHEWENLHQAFYEKAGGDDVMVKVGQVMKGVLQGYMIDKKTADAYQIKDLADLKKPEIAKLFDSNGDGKADLTGCNPGWGCEIMIEHHMKAYGLGPTVVDNRGSYFALMADTIARYQQGKPVLFFTWVPQWIAGVLVEGRDVVWLPVPFTSLPDGKESKDTFHDGKNLGFPVDTINAVMNKEFAEKNPVARKFLSEVSIPPSAESEQNLRMQKGEKSLADIKRHAAEWIKANQQAYDGWLSDARAAAK; from the coding sequence ATGAAATTGACAACTCTCAAGAAAAGCCTGATGGCTTCGCTGTTCGCTACATTGCTGTGCTCAGCGGTTCACGCGGCAGACACCAACAAACCAGGCGCCGGTGTGTCGATCACGCCGATTTTCCCGAGCATCGCCGAAGAGCGTTTTCGCGGTGAGGTGGTGCTCGCCGGACTCAAGGAATTGGGCTACGACGTCAAAGCGCCGAAAGAAGTCGATTATCCGGCGATGTTCCTTGCGCTGTCCTACGGCGATGCGGATTTCACCGTGCACGAATGGGAAAACCTGCACCAGGCGTTTTATGAAAAGGCCGGCGGCGACGATGTGATGGTAAAAGTCGGGCAGGTCATGAAAGGTGTGCTGCAGGGCTACATGATCGACAAGAAGACCGCTGACGCCTACCAGATCAAGGACCTCGCCGATCTGAAGAAACCGGAGATCGCCAAACTGTTCGACAGCAACGGCGATGGCAAGGCCGACCTGACCGGCTGCAACCCGGGCTGGGGCTGCGAAATCATGATTGAGCATCACATGAAAGCCTACGGTCTCGGTCCGACCGTGGTGGATAACCGCGGCTCGTACTTTGCTCTGATGGCCGACACCATCGCGCGCTATCAGCAGGGTAAACCGGTGTTGTTCTTCACTTGGGTGCCGCAGTGGATTGCCGGCGTGCTGGTGGAAGGGCGCGATGTGGTCTGGCTGCCAGTGCCGTTCACCTCGCTGCCGGATGGCAAGGAAAGCAAAGACACCTTCCACGACGGCAAGAACCTCGGTTTCCCGGTGGACACGATCAATGCCGTGATGAACAAGGAGTTCGCCGAGAAGAACCCGGTGGCGCGCAAATTCCTCTCCGAGGTCAGCATCCCTCCCAGCGCGGAAAGCGAGCAGAACCTGCGCATGCAGAAGGGTGAAAAATCCCTCGCCGACATCAAGCGCCACGCCGCGGAATGGATCAAGGCCAATCAGCAGGCTTATGACGGTTGGTTGAGCGACGCACGCGCGGCGGCGAAGTAA
- a CDS encoding GlxA family transcriptional regulator, protein METFQSPLKQQNISFRQSAQVSGQVRVVRVAFVLLDHFSLTTLSTAMDALATGNLICGETQYRISTWSLQGGPVESDVGVPVSSQRLVAEGFNHDALFVIGGQRVRLAAHPLLRRVLKKSAGKGIVAGCWNAAFHLADAGLLGAEEFACHSDSCGLIGEYFPQLKASSREFIFAQRRATCANAHSALDMTLAIMQELGSRNDATLVDEIRRVHQPAQSKPAVPADRVRPAAIPKPLNIAIDLMENNIEEPMEIDAIASHVGVSRRQLERRFARYLNAAPNRYYLELRLTRARQLIVQSDRSMTDVALATGFVSYPHFYKRFKDLFGLPPMTFRDYYYASDPASNGRYAVAANY, encoded by the coding sequence ATGGAAACCTTTCAGAGTCCGTTGAAGCAGCAAAACATCAGTTTTCGCCAATCCGCGCAGGTGTCCGGGCAAGTGCGCGTGGTGCGAGTGGCCTTTGTATTGCTGGACCACTTCTCCCTGACGACGCTGTCCACGGCAATGGATGCGCTGGCCACTGGCAACCTGATTTGCGGCGAAACGCAGTACAGGATCTCGACCTGGTCGCTTCAGGGCGGACCGGTCGAAAGCGATGTCGGCGTGCCGGTGTCGTCGCAGCGACTGGTTGCAGAAGGCTTCAACCACGATGCGCTGTTTGTGATTGGCGGTCAGCGCGTCAGGCTGGCAGCGCATCCGCTGCTGCGCCGGGTGCTGAAGAAAAGCGCCGGCAAGGGCATCGTTGCCGGATGCTGGAATGCGGCGTTCCATCTGGCTGATGCAGGGTTGCTCGGCGCCGAGGAGTTCGCCTGTCACAGCGACAGTTGCGGTCTGATCGGCGAGTACTTCCCGCAGTTGAAAGCGTCCAGCCGTGAGTTCATCTTCGCTCAGCGCCGAGCCACTTGCGCCAACGCTCACTCGGCTCTGGATATGACCCTGGCGATCATGCAGGAATTGGGTTCGCGCAACGATGCGACGCTGGTGGATGAAATCAGACGGGTTCATCAGCCGGCCCAGAGCAAGCCTGCGGTGCCTGCCGACAGAGTTCGGCCAGCAGCGATTCCCAAGCCGCTGAACATCGCCATCGACCTGATGGAAAACAACATCGAGGAGCCGATGGAAATCGATGCCATCGCCAGCCACGTCGGGGTGTCGCGCCGGCAACTGGAGCGGCGGTTCGCGCGCTATCTGAATGCCGCGCCCAATCGCTATTACCTGGAGTTGCGCCTGACCCGGGCGCGGCAACTGATTGTGCAAAGTGATCGCTCGATGACCGATGTGGCACTGGCGACCGGATTTGTCAGTTATCCGCACTTCTACAAGCGCTTCAAGGATCTGTTCGGCTTACCGCCGATGACGTTCAGGGATTACTACTACGCCAGTGACCCCGCCAGCAACGGGCGCTATGCCGTAGCCGCCAACTACTGA
- a CDS encoding NAD(P)/FAD-dependent oxidoreductase, with the protein MKVSSLPADDDSCGWFHLSKPRSPEPAHRGQRSARWVIIGAGFTGLACARQLALNFPDDEVVLVEAQEVGLGPSGRNAGFAIDLPHDIGADDYIGDIALARTSLKLNLAGQSILRDLVDQYRIDCQMKACGKYQAAVENRGIAVLDAYRRGLEKLDQPFQMIDADELPEHLGTHFYRKALFTPGAVLLQPSGLVKGLADNLPANVTLYERTPILEVEYGAKTVLRHAHGSITADKLILANNSFGMRFGFLQGRMLPIYTYASITRPLTEEEQARLGGKPFWGAIPADPFGTTVRRTPDNRLLIRNSFTFNPDGRSNRKYNERFVRRHKASFDQRFPMLPDVTFDYTWGGALAMSRNHNGFFGELAPNVYGALGCNGLGVTRGTVTGKLLADWLAGQRDGLIDFLLQTPGPNSNPPEPFLSLGVNMNLKWGQYRAGRES; encoded by the coding sequence ATGAAAGTCAGTTCATTACCCGCCGATGATGACAGTTGTGGCTGGTTTCATCTGAGCAAACCGCGCAGCCCCGAGCCAGCGCACCGTGGGCAGCGTTCGGCGCGGTGGGTGATCATCGGCGCCGGCTTCACCGGACTCGCCTGCGCGCGGCAACTGGCGTTGAATTTTCCTGACGACGAAGTGGTACTGGTCGAAGCCCAGGAAGTGGGATTGGGTCCCTCGGGACGCAATGCCGGTTTTGCCATTGATCTGCCGCACGATATTGGCGCCGATGATTACATCGGTGACATCGCACTGGCCCGGACCAGTCTGAAACTCAATCTGGCCGGCCAATCGATCCTCCGCGATCTGGTCGATCAATACCGCATCGACTGCCAGATGAAGGCGTGCGGCAAGTATCAGGCAGCCGTGGAGAATCGCGGTATCGCCGTGCTCGATGCTTATCGCCGCGGTCTGGAAAAGCTCGACCAGCCATTTCAGATGATCGACGCCGATGAGTTGCCGGAACATCTCGGTACGCATTTCTATCGCAAGGCGTTGTTTACGCCGGGCGCGGTGTTGCTGCAGCCCTCCGGGCTGGTCAAAGGCCTGGCCGACAATCTGCCGGCCAATGTCACGCTGTATGAGCGCACGCCGATTCTCGAAGTGGAGTACGGCGCGAAGACCGTGCTCAGACATGCCCATGGCAGCATCACGGCCGACAAACTGATTCTGGCGAACAACTCGTTCGGCATGCGGTTTGGTTTCCTGCAGGGCCGCATGTTGCCGATCTACACCTACGCCAGCATCACCCGGCCGCTGACCGAGGAAGAGCAGGCGCGCCTGGGTGGCAAACCGTTCTGGGGCGCCATTCCGGCAGACCCGTTCGGCACCACGGTGCGGCGCACGCCGGACAACCGCCTGCTGATCCGCAACAGTTTCACCTTCAACCCGGATGGCCGCAGCAACCGAAAATACAACGAGCGTTTCGTGCGTCGGCACAAGGCCTCGTTCGACCAGCGTTTCCCGATGCTGCCCGACGTCACGTTCGACTACACCTGGGGCGGCGCGCTGGCGATGTCGCGCAATCACAACGGCTTCTTCGGTGAGCTCGCGCCGAACGTCTATGGCGCGCTGGGCTGCAACGGCCTCGGCGTCACCCGCGGCACCGTCACCGGCAAGTTGCTGGCCGACTGGCTGGCCGGACAGCGCGACGGGCTGATCGATTTCCTCCTGCAGACACCCGGCCCCAACAGCAACCCGCCCGAACCGTTCCTCTCGCTCGGGGTGAACATGAACCTCAAGTGGGGGCAGTACCGCGCCGGCAGAGAAAGCTGA
- a CDS encoding dihydrodipicolinate synthase family protein, which translates to MNFDGIFTPAITPLSADGQIDYAAFSEVIEYLIESGVHGIVIGGSTGEYYAHTAEERVAVARRAKEVIRGRLPLVVGTGGIRTEDSVYFAEQAKALQADAILVGSPPYALPTQKEIAAHVLAVDKAAGLPIMLYNYPSRMGVAMGDEFFAAIADCKNIAAIKESSGETSRLHRLAHSHPDIQLSCGWDDQALEFFAWGARSWVCAGSNFIPREHIALYEACVLQKNFDKGRRIMSAMLPLMDVLESGKFVQSIKHGSELSGLRAGGVRAPLQALEPAEKEQLKSVIETLQKNVARIVEEA; encoded by the coding sequence ATGAACTTTGATGGAATCTTTACCCCGGCCATTACCCCGTTGTCCGCCGATGGCCAGATCGACTATGCGGCGTTCTCCGAGGTGATCGAATACCTGATCGAGTCCGGGGTGCACGGCATCGTGATCGGCGGGTCGACCGGCGAGTATTACGCGCACACCGCAGAAGAGCGGGTCGCTGTGGCCCGGCGCGCAAAAGAGGTGATTCGCGGGCGCCTGCCACTGGTGGTCGGTACCGGCGGCATCCGTACCGAGGATTCGGTGTACTTCGCCGAGCAGGCCAAGGCATTGCAAGCAGACGCGATCCTGGTCGGCTCACCGCCCTATGCCTTGCCGACCCAGAAGGAGATCGCCGCCCACGTGCTCGCCGTGGACAAGGCCGCCGGTCTGCCGATCATGCTTTACAACTATCCGTCGCGGATGGGCGTGGCGATGGGCGACGAGTTCTTCGCCGCCATTGCCGACTGCAAGAACATCGCCGCGATCAAGGAAAGCTCGGGCGAAACCAGCCGCCTGCATCGTCTGGCTCACTCGCATCCCGATATCCAATTGTCCTGCGGCTGGGATGATCAGGCGCTGGAGTTCTTTGCCTGGGGCGCACGCAGCTGGGTATGCGCCGGTTCCAACTTCATCCCGCGTGAACACATTGCGCTGTACGAAGCCTGCGTACTGCAGAAGAACTTCGACAAGGGCCGGCGCATCATGTCGGCGATGTTGCCGCTGATGGATGTCCTCGAAAGTGGCAAGTTCGTCCAGTCGATCAAGCATGGCAGCGAACTCAGCGGCCTGCGTGCCGGCGGTGTTCGCGCGCCGCTGCAAGCGCTTGAGCCTGCCGAGAAAGAGCAACTGAAAAGCGTGATTGAAACCCTGCAGAAGAACGTCGCGCGCATCGTCGAGGAGGCTTGA
- a CDS encoding aldehyde dehydrogenase, whose translation MADLLSKEQYRELAAQLEFRHQAFIDGRFTPAKSGKTFTTSNPATEQVLTEIAACDAEDIDQAVAAAKAAFDDGRWQSLAPSARKSVLLRFVQLLEDNAHELAVLESLDSGKPIRECQSIDVPETIHTLRWHAELIDKIYDATAPVGSGAVTMVVREPIGVVGLVLPWNFPLLMLAWKIGPSLAAGCSIVVKPAKETTLSTLRVAELAHQAGIPAGVFNVVPGGGKEAGEPLGRHPDVAMVSFTGSTDTGRLFLKYSSESNLKRIVLECGGKNPAVVMNDVEDIDVVAQHVVNGAFWNMGENCSASSRLIVHADVKDELLQRVQAHLGDWKMGDPLDPENRLGSMISKAHFDKVRSYLDLARDENLNVLVGGQTRNDIFVEPTIVDGVSRDSRLFQEEIFGPVLSVTTFQTVDEAIALANDTAYGLAASAYTGNLRNALKLSRGIRAGIVTVNCFGEGDASTPFGGYKESGFGGRDKSIWAHDQYTELKTIWIDAS comes from the coding sequence ATGGCAGACCTGCTGAGTAAAGAGCAATACCGTGAACTGGCGGCGCAGCTTGAGTTTCGCCATCAGGCTTTTATCGATGGTCGCTTTACCCCGGCAAAATCCGGCAAGACCTTCACCACGAGCAATCCGGCCACCGAACAGGTACTGACCGAGATTGCCGCGTGTGATGCCGAAGATATCGATCAGGCCGTCGCCGCAGCGAAAGCAGCGTTTGATGACGGCCGCTGGCAGTCACTCGCACCCTCGGCGCGCAAGTCGGTGTTGCTGCGCTTTGTCCAGTTGCTGGAGGACAACGCCCATGAACTGGCGGTGCTGGAGAGTCTCGACAGCGGCAAGCCGATCCGCGAGTGCCAGAGCATCGACGTGCCGGAGACCATCCATACCTTGCGCTGGCACGCCGAGCTGATCGACAAGATCTACGACGCCACGGCGCCGGTCGGTTCCGGCGCGGTGACCATGGTCGTGCGTGAGCCGATCGGCGTGGTCGGTCTGGTGCTGCCGTGGAATTTCCCGCTGCTGATGCTCGCCTGGAAAATCGGCCCGTCGCTGGCCGCAGGCTGTTCGATCGTGGTCAAACCGGCCAAGGAAACCACCCTGAGCACCTTGCGCGTTGCCGAACTGGCGCATCAGGCGGGGATTCCCGCCGGCGTGTTCAACGTCGTGCCCGGCGGTGGTAAAGAGGCGGGCGAGCCATTGGGTCGGCACCCCGACGTGGCAATGGTCAGCTTCACCGGTTCGACCGATACCGGCCGGCTGTTTCTCAAATACTCCAGCGAATCCAACCTCAAGCGCATCGTGCTGGAGTGCGGCGGCAAGAACCCGGCGGTGGTGATGAATGATGTCGAAGACATCGACGTCGTCGCCCAGCATGTGGTCAATGGCGCGTTCTGGAACATGGGCGAAAACTGCTCGGCCTCATCGCGACTGATCGTCCATGCCGACGTCAAGGACGAACTCTTGCAGCGCGTTCAGGCGCATCTCGGCGACTGGAAAATGGGCGATCCGCTTGACCCGGAGAACCGCTTGGGTTCGATGATCAGCAAGGCGCATTTCGACAAGGTGCGCTCGTATCTTGATCTTGCCAGAGATGAAAACCTCAACGTGCTGGTGGGTGGCCAGACTCGCAACGATATCTTCGTCGAGCCGACCATCGTCGATGGCGTCAGCCGCGACAGTCGCCTGTTCCAGGAGGAAATCTTCGGCCCGGTGCTGAGCGTCACGACCTTCCAGACAGTCGACGAAGCCATCGCCCTGGCCAACGACACTGCCTATGGCCTGGCCGCTTCGGCGTACACCGGCAACCTGCGCAACGCGCTGAAGCTGTCACGCGGCATTCGCGCCGGGATCGTCACGGTCAACTGCTTCGGCGAGGGCGATGCCTCGACACCGTTCGGCGGTTACAAGGAATCGGGGTTCGGCGGCCGCGACAAGTCGATCTGGGCGCACGATCAATACACTGAACTGAAAACCATCTGGATCGACGCGTCGTAA
- a CDS encoding polysaccharide lyase family 7 protein, whose protein sequence is MAVNISNLTLSTPVPVSATNPVALELNGAEAIAQFPSIVTVLPDGSLQLSAPTKGASSKSTHRTRCEWKESFYWSLASAADHLNYQEMPVTKVNSAQKVVISQMHVKNDDSPAIKVFWQKGNITMGFRQSFNQPTPVNTTVLKGVPLGAKFKLTLRANAAGVARVTVDYNGVVGTSGDLQLDSTWNSQVFNFHGGVYNQIDYTDATSPEDGSICIISDLLISHT, encoded by the coding sequence ATGGCCGTAAATATCAGCAATCTCACCCTCTCCACCCCGGTTCCCGTCTCGGCAACCAACCCCGTGGCACTGGAGCTCAACGGCGCCGAGGCCATTGCGCAATTCCCCAGTATCGTCACGGTGCTGCCGGACGGCTCGCTGCAACTGTCCGCGCCGACCAAAGGCGCCTCAAGCAAAAGCACCCACCGCACCCGCTGCGAATGGAAGGAATCGTTCTATTGGTCGCTCGCCAGTGCGGCTGACCACCTCAACTATCAGGAAATGCCCGTGACCAAGGTCAACTCTGCGCAGAAAGTCGTTATCTCGCAGATGCATGTGAAAAACGACGACAGCCCGGCCATCAAGGTGTTCTGGCAAAAAGGCAACATCACTATGGGCTTCCGCCAGAGCTTCAACCAGCCGACCCCGGTCAACACCACGGTTCTCAAAGGCGTGCCGCTGGGCGCGAAGTTCAAGCTGACCCTTCGCGCCAACGCTGCCGGCGTGGCCCGAGTTACCGTCGACTACAACGGCGTTGTCGGCACCTCGGGTGATTTGCAGCTCGACTCGACCTGGAACTCGCAGGTGTTCAATTTCCACGGCGGGGTCTACAACCAGATCGACTACACCGACGCCACGTCGCCCGAGGATGGCTCGATCTGCATCATCAGTGATCTGTTGATTTCGCATACCTAG
- a CDS encoding MFS transporter, translating to MSLNRRSLNLVAAAFALTALSYGLARFAYGLLLPQIREDLALSVSAAGWIGGSAFAAYCVGIVATFVCNGKVSPRGLTVMAGAAATLGMGLVVIASSGLALGCGVALAGLSTGLTSPPLASAVAARLDDADRPRANGFINAGTAVGIVFSGLAAIGAAGQWRELYALFALIGIGVTLWLWFAVPRRVQHETTQSFSLLMLRRPGVLPLCASAFLMGLASTAVWTFSADILRSQAGFSDQSIAWAWIVLGAAGISGCMTGVLTGRFGVARMQHLALAGIVLGTLGLAAASVSAGSGLAAMCLFGAAYIVSSGVYLLQGINLLPDRPDLGLGVPFLLLALGQTAGTPIFGAVLEAAGVTVALCVFAAAACVAMLLSPRGGESPRQQMCGSGMA from the coding sequence GTGAGTCTCAATCGACGCAGCCTCAATCTGGTCGCGGCAGCGTTCGCCCTGACGGCTTTGTCCTATGGCCTGGCGCGCTTCGCTTACGGACTGCTGTTGCCACAGATCCGTGAGGATCTGGCGCTCAGCGTGTCCGCTGCCGGCTGGATCGGTGGCAGCGCTTTTGCCGCTTACTGTGTGGGCATCGTTGCGACGTTTGTCTGCAACGGCAAGGTCAGTCCGCGCGGGTTGACGGTGATGGCCGGCGCGGCGGCAACGCTGGGGATGGGCCTGGTGGTTATCGCTTCGTCGGGATTGGCGTTGGGCTGCGGCGTGGCGCTGGCGGGATTGAGCACGGGTCTGACCTCGCCACCACTGGCGAGCGCAGTGGCGGCGCGTCTGGATGATGCGGATCGTCCGCGAGCGAATGGCTTTATCAATGCCGGGACGGCGGTCGGTATCGTTTTTTCCGGCCTGGCCGCGATCGGGGCCGCGGGGCAATGGCGCGAGCTGTATGCGCTGTTTGCCTTGATCGGCATCGGCGTCACGCTCTGGCTGTGGTTTGCCGTACCGCGCCGGGTTCAGCATGAGACCACGCAGAGTTTTTCTCTGCTCATGCTGCGTCGGCCCGGGGTGCTGCCGTTGTGCGCCAGCGCGTTCCTGATGGGCCTGGCGAGCACAGCGGTCTGGACATTCAGTGCCGATATCCTGCGCAGCCAGGCCGGTTTCAGCGATCAGTCGATTGCATGGGCCTGGATCGTGTTGGGCGCGGCGGGGATCAGTGGCTGCATGACCGGCGTGCTCACGGGCCGCTTTGGCGTGGCACGCATGCAGCATCTGGCGCTGGCCGGCATTGTCCTCGGCACGTTGGGCCTCGCTGCCGCTTCTGTTTCAGCCGGGTCGGGCCTTGCAGCGATGTGCCTGTTTGGCGCGGCGTATATCGTTTCGTCAGGTGTTTATCTGCTGCAAGGCATCAACCTGTTGCCGGATCGCCCGGACCTGGGACTGGGCGTACCGTTTCTGCTGTTGGCACTCGGTCAGACCGCCGGCACGCCGATTTTCGGCGCGGTGCTGGAGGCTGCTGGCGTGACCGTTGCCTTGTGTGTTTTTGCGGCGGCCGCGTGCGTCGCCATGCTGCTGAGCCCGAGAGGTGGTGAAAGTCCGCGCCAGCAAATGTGCGGATCAGGAATGGCCTGA
- a CDS encoding metallothionein: MANDPSTTDCACPGCTCKCSADAACERDGKHYCSQACADLHPKGQPCPSSACPCEQNLGVDERNVSDSKLDQAVEETFPASDPISP; encoded by the coding sequence ATGGCTAATGATCCTTCCACCACCGATTGCGCATGCCCGGGCTGTACCTGCAAGTGCAGCGCCGATGCTGCATGCGAGCGCGACGGCAAACACTATTGCAGCCAGGCTTGCGCGGACCTGCACCCGAAGGGCCAACCCTGCCCCTCCTCTGCCTGCCCTTGCGAGCAGAACCTGGGAGTCGATGAGCGCAATGTCAGTGATTCGAAACTGGATCAGGCGGTCGAGGAAACCTTCCCAGCCAGTGATCCGATTTCACCGTGA